A portion of the Nitratidesulfovibrio termitidis HI1 genome contains these proteins:
- a CDS encoding sigma-54-dependent Fis family transcriptional regulator, whose protein sequence is MLPPEVLEKRIAYEKMLAEISEDAVLVHDIKDFLMNSIHKMGEILNVSRVFVFQYNAPDDVFRCLCGWDEPDAVGERKEDGFSLSIPWATRQLEAGNIINYRDIREMPGPCYRKHLLREGIKSTLNVPLFIKGELYGFVGFDEHRYHRAWQNEDLYILTTAAQIIVRTIENKKYEEKLEEHRNILASIFSSVQDAIITVDPSLRILESNKAAGRICGIADAQGKHFAECIGSCSGRCIEVLQKTLEERCLIHDRQILCCPDATEGKIATVNCSPLVSGNSNFVGAVLVIRDITRLTRLETVLRDRQYYQGIVGKSEKMQELYRLLRSLVDVNATVLISGESGTGKEKIAHALHYGGQRADKPFIKVNCGALAETLLESELFGHAKGAFTGAEKESKGRFEAADGGTILLDEIGDISAKIQLKLLRVLQEREFERVGEHRPRKVNVRVIASTNKDLKKAIAAGQFREDLFYRLNVVNVDVPPLRHRKEDIPALVDHFCMLFSASYRKAIDGVSPEVLRVLHEYDWPGNVRELEHAIEHAFVVCQDRIIGLAHIPSEIREQAQRRRPGPFAGRAAEDRASIVNALAKCGWNVSKAARLLGTSRWTLYRRMQEFAVERPAEHL, encoded by the coding sequence ATGCTGCCCCCTGAAGTTCTGGAAAAGCGCATAGCCTATGAAAAGATGCTGGCCGAGATATCGGAGGACGCCGTACTGGTGCACGATATCAAGGACTTTCTCATGAACTCCATCCACAAGATGGGGGAGATTCTGAATGTGAGCCGGGTGTTTGTCTTTCAGTACAACGCCCCTGACGACGTGTTCCGCTGTCTGTGCGGATGGGATGAGCCGGATGCGGTCGGAGAAAGGAAGGAGGATGGCTTCAGCCTCTCCATCCCCTGGGCCACGCGGCAACTTGAAGCCGGCAACATCATCAACTACCGCGATATTCGTGAAATGCCCGGTCCCTGCTACAGGAAGCATCTCTTGCGGGAAGGCATAAAGTCCACGCTCAACGTGCCCTTGTTCATCAAGGGGGAACTGTACGGCTTTGTGGGCTTTGACGAGCATCGTTATCACCGTGCCTGGCAAAACGAGGATTTGTACATCCTGACGACTGCCGCCCAGATTATCGTCCGCACCATCGAGAACAAGAAATACGAAGAGAAACTTGAAGAGCACCGCAATATCCTTGCGTCCATCTTTTCAAGCGTGCAGGACGCCATCATAACCGTTGATCCATCGTTGCGCATCCTGGAATCCAACAAGGCTGCGGGACGCATTTGCGGAATTGCCGATGCACAGGGAAAGCACTTCGCCGAGTGCATCGGTTCCTGTTCGGGCAGATGCATCGAAGTGCTGCAAAAAACGCTGGAAGAAAGATGTTTGATACACGACCGGCAGATACTCTGCTGCCCGGACGCCACCGAGGGCAAGATCGCCACGGTGAACTGCTCGCCCCTTGTCAGCGGCAACAGCAACTTTGTGGGGGCGGTGCTTGTGATCCGGGACATCACCCGCTTGACGCGCCTTGAGACGGTGCTTCGGGACAGGCAGTACTATCAGGGTATAGTGGGGAAAAGCGAAAAGATGCAGGAGCTTTACCGGCTGCTCCGGTCTTTGGTGGACGTCAATGCGACAGTGCTCATCTCTGGCGAATCCGGCACAGGCAAAGAAAAGATCGCCCATGCCCTGCATTACGGGGGCCAGCGCGCGGACAAGCCGTTCATCAAGGTCAACTGCGGCGCCCTGGCGGAAACGCTGCTGGAAAGCGAGCTTTTCGGCCACGCCAAAGGCGCGTTCACCGGCGCGGAAAAGGAAAGCAAGGGACGGTTCGAGGCGGCGGACGGCGGCACCATCCTGCTTGATGAAATCGGCGACATTTCCGCAAAAATCCAACTCAAATTGCTCAGGGTGCTGCAAGAGAGGGAATTTGAAAGGGTGGGTGAGCACAGGCCGCGCAAGGTCAACGTGCGGGTCATAGCCTCTACCAATAAAGATCTGAAAAAGGCCATTGCCGCAGGACAGTTTCGCGAAGACCTGTTTTACCGGCTCAACGTGGTCAATGTGGACGTACCGCCCTTGCGGCACAGGAAGGAAGATATCCCCGCCCTGGTGGACCACTTCTGCATGCTGTTTTCCGCAAGCTACCGGAAAGCCATCGACGGTGTGTCGCCGGAGGTTTTACGGGTTCTGCACGAGTACGACTGGCCCGGCAACGTGCGCGAACTGGAACACGCCATCGAGCATGCGTTCGTGGTGTGCCAGGACAGAATCATCGGCCTTGCGCACATCCCGTCAGAAATCAGGGAACAAGCCCAGCGCAGACGGCCCGGCCCGTTCGCGGGCAGGGCCGCGGAAGACCGGGCGAGCATCGTCAACGCCCTTGCCAAATGCGGCTGGAACGTGTCCAAGGCTGCCCGCCTTCTCGGCACCAGCCGCTGGACCCTGTACCGCAGGATGCAGGAGTTCGCGGTCGAGCGTCCCGCCGAACATCTGTAG
- a CDS encoding ABC transporter ATP-binding protein — translation MQTREGHLQVVNAVKVYDPAGANVRAVDDCSFEIKAGEFVAIVGPSGCGKTTLLNMTAGFENTTAGEILMDGKVIAAPDKVPVPGPDRVVVFQAGALFDWMTVLENIVFGPVSTGAMTARDARAKALDLIRGAGLAGYENEYPIRISSGMKRRVEILRALINEPKTLLLDEPYRAMDAITKAVMHKFLLDVFDRVHKTVMFITHDLDEAVYLSDRVGIMTTRPGRFKTWINVDLPRPRDFTIKKTPEFLEYKRATLEAVHEEAKKSFERGEREGA, via the coding sequence ATGCAAACCCGGGAAGGCCATCTCCAGGTCGTCAACGCCGTAAAGGTCTACGACCCCGCCGGGGCCAACGTGCGCGCGGTGGACGATTGCAGCTTCGAGATCAAGGCCGGCGAGTTCGTGGCCATCGTCGGCCCTTCGGGCTGCGGCAAGACCACCCTCCTGAACATGACCGCCGGCTTCGAGAACACCACGGCGGGAGAAATCCTGATGGACGGCAAGGTCATCGCCGCTCCCGACAAGGTTCCCGTGCCGGGGCCGGACAGGGTGGTGGTCTTTCAGGCCGGTGCGCTCTTCGACTGGATGACGGTGCTGGAAAACATCGTCTTCGGCCCGGTGAGCACCGGAGCCATGACGGCAAGGGACGCCAGGGCCAAGGCGCTGGACCTCATCCGGGGCGCGGGGCTTGCCGGGTACGAGAACGAATATCCCATCCGTATTTCTTCCGGCATGAAGCGGCGGGTGGAAATCCTGCGAGCCCTGATCAACGAACCCAAGACGCTGCTTCTGGACGAGCCGTACCGGGCCATGGACGCCATCACCAAGGCCGTCATGCACAAGTTCCTTCTCGACGTCTTCGACCGGGTGCACAAGACGGTCATGTTCATCACCCATGACCTGGACGAGGCCGTCTACCTGTCGGACCGGGTGGGCATCATGACCACGCGACCGGGCAGGTTCAAGACCTGGATCAATGTGGACCTGCCCCGACCGCGCGACTTTACCATCAAGAAGACGCCTGAATTCCTGGAGTACAAGCGGGCGACCCTGGAAGCCGTGCACGAAGAGGCGAAAAAATCCTTTGAACGCGGTGAGCGCGAAGGCGCGTAG
- a CDS encoding ABC transporter ATP-binding protein, with product MADAMRMENVCVSFGNKQILDNISLAIEDGSFSCICGPSGCGKTTIMSVLAGYLMPDSGSCTFMGRPVTGPSPDRLAVFQENTLFQWMTLWENTLFGPKIQGKDMKAAAEKARELIALTGLEGFEGKYPGQLSGGMQRRAELIRALINDPRILLMDEPFRGLDAMTRGMMQEYFLRVFESTGITMLLITSELDEAVFMSDTVYLLTTMPATIKKRMPVAIGRPRLLEHQTSQEFANIQTEAFAIMESEALKAFEHIPSTRT from the coding sequence ATGGCTGACGCAATGCGGATGGAAAACGTCTGCGTCTCCTTCGGGAACAAGCAGATTCTCGACAACATCTCGCTCGCCATTGAGGATGGATCCTTTTCGTGCATCTGCGGCCCTTCCGGATGCGGCAAGACCACCATCATGTCCGTCCTCGCCGGCTACCTCATGCCGGACAGCGGCAGTTGCACCTTCATGGGCAGGCCCGTCACCGGTCCCAGCCCCGACCGGCTTGCCGTGTTCCAGGAAAATACGCTGTTCCAGTGGATGACCCTTTGGGAAAACACCCTCTTCGGACCGAAAATCCAGGGCAAGGACATGAAGGCCGCGGCGGAAAAGGCGCGGGAGCTCATTGCCCTGACAGGCCTGGAAGGCTTCGAGGGCAAGTATCCGGGGCAGCTCTCGGGCGGCATGCAGCGCAGGGCGGAGCTTATCCGGGCCCTGATCAACGACCCGCGGATACTGCTCATGGACGAACCGTTTCGCGGCCTCGACGCCATGACCAGGGGGATGATGCAGGAGTATTTTCTGCGTGTGTTCGAAAGCACGGGCATAACCATGCTGCTCATCACCTCGGAACTGGACGAGGCCGTGTTCATGAGCGACACCGTGTACCTGCTCACCACCATGCCGGCCACCATCAAGAAGCGGATGCCGGTAGCCATCGGGCGTCCGCGCCTTTTGGAGCATCAGACTTCGCAGGAGTTCGCGAACATCCAGACCGAGGCGTTCGCCATCATGGAAAGTGAGGCGCTCAAGGCGTTCGAGCACATACCGTCAACCAGAACATAA
- a CDS encoding ABC transporter permease — protein MTQPTAQPDHAPGTTPTGSAGPAGSAGKPKAFFSGYRPKVESLITCTTLAIIFLVWFEVTRRQVVPKIFIPSPHDVLMGFNETIFTGYHGKGLAFHCLVSLGRVLLGWVVACFIAVPLGLAMGLSSKVRAVFDYLIEFYRPLPPLAYYTLLVLWFGIGELSKVLLLFLAAIPPLTIGAVEGVREISPSIIQAARSLGANSRQVFYRIILPATTPAIITSMRISLGFTYTVLVAAEIVAATEGIGWMVWDASKFMRSDIIFVGIITMGATGIGLDACLRIAARRLLRWKYN, from the coding sequence ATGACCCAGCCCACAGCACAACCGGATCATGCCCCGGGCACGACCCCCACCGGTTCCGCCGGTCCCGCCGGTTCCGCCGGAAAGCCCAAGGCGTTTTTCTCCGGATACCGGCCCAAGGTTGAAAGTCTGATCACCTGCACCACCCTGGCCATCATATTCCTGGTCTGGTTCGAGGTGACGCGCAGACAGGTCGTGCCCAAGATATTCATCCCCTCGCCCCATGACGTGTTGATGGGGTTCAACGAAACCATTTTCACCGGTTACCACGGCAAGGGGCTCGCGTTTCACTGCCTGGTGAGCCTTGGCCGCGTGCTGCTGGGCTGGGTGGTGGCCTGCTTCATCGCCGTCCCCCTGGGCCTGGCCATGGGCCTGAGCTCCAAGGTACGGGCCGTGTTCGACTATCTGATCGAATTCTACCGGCCTCTCCCGCCGCTGGCCTATTACACGTTGCTGGTCCTCTGGTTCGGCATCGGCGAGCTTTCCAAGGTGCTGTTGCTGTTCCTTGCGGCCATTCCCCCGCTGACCATCGGCGCCGTGGAGGGGGTCAGGGAGATCAGCCCGTCGATCATCCAGGCGGCGCGCTCACTCGGCGCCAATTCGCGGCAGGTTTTCTACAGGATCATTCTGCCCGCGACCACTCCGGCCATCATCACCTCCATGCGCATCAGCCTCGGCTTCACCTACACCGTGCTGGTGGCGGCCGAGATCGTGGCGGCCACCGAGGGCATAGGCTGGATGGTCTGGGACGCCAGCAAGTTCATGCGCTCGGACATCATTTTCGTAGGTATCATCACCATGGGCGCCACCGGCATCGGCCTTGACGCCTGCCTCAGGATCGCCGCCAGGCGGCTTTTGAGGTGGAAGTACAATTGA
- a CDS encoding ABC transporter substrate-binding protein: protein MRKISLICALLAIALLIGPAYALAAEKPRKVRIGYLSLVNAQLIAKNLKLHEKEMGVEIEWYRFNSGRDVNTAMASGSLDFGNVGLPPVAIGISGNLTYWGILNANVLGAGEALVVRNNINSLKDLEGKTVVAPFGSTTHYLIMKAMIDAGVDISKVKLMDMAPGEALAPFIRGDIDAAYIWEPSLGHVVANGGKILLTSADMARQGYLTWDIISVQPEFANKYPDLVKKFIKSELAAMEYWEANPEKSAEIITEELGGISVDDARRMMRGTVLVKLDDQLSAAYLGTSQKKGRTAKDIVAVARFLQEQGRIKNPVTLEMAEKFLHPEFLEAVKAEAP from the coding sequence ATGCGCAAAATCAGCCTGATATGTGCGTTACTGGCAATTGCCCTGCTCATCGGCCCCGCGTACGCCCTGGCGGCGGAAAAACCCAGGAAGGTGCGCATCGGCTATCTTTCTCTGGTGAACGCCCAACTCATAGCCAAGAATCTCAAGCTGCACGAAAAGGAAATGGGCGTCGAAATCGAGTGGTACCGCTTCAATTCCGGTCGCGACGTCAACACGGCCATGGCCTCGGGCAGCCTGGACTTCGGCAACGTGGGCCTGCCGCCGGTGGCCATCGGCATTTCCGGCAACCTTACCTACTGGGGCATCCTGAACGCCAACGTGCTCGGGGCCGGCGAGGCCCTGGTGGTTCGCAATAACATCAACAGTCTCAAGGACCTGGAAGGAAAGACCGTGGTGGCTCCCTTCGGGTCCACCACCCATTACCTCATCATGAAGGCCATGATCGATGCGGGCGTGGACATCAGCAAGGTCAAGCTCATGGACATGGCCCCGGGCGAAGCCCTGGCCCCTTTCATCCGGGGCGATATCGACGCCGCCTACATCTGGGAGCCTTCTCTGGGTCACGTGGTGGCCAACGGCGGCAAGATCCTGCTCACCAGCGCAGACATGGCCCGGCAGGGCTACCTGACCTGGGATATTATCTCCGTACAGCCGGAATTTGCCAACAAGTATCCGGATCTGGTCAAGAAATTCATCAAGAGCGAACTGGCCGCCATGGAGTACTGGGAAGCCAATCCCGAAAAGTCGGCGGAGATCATTACCGAGGAACTGGGCGGCATTTCGGTTGACGACGCCAGGCGCATGATGCGCGGCACAGTGCTCGTCAAACTGGACGATCAGTTGAGCGCCGCCTATCTGGGCACCTCGCAGAAAAAGGGCCGCACGGCCAAGGACATCGTGGCCGTCGCCAGGTTCCTGCAGGAACAGGGCCGCATCAAGAACCCGGTGACGCTGGAAATGGCCGAGAAGTTCCTGCATCCCGAATTCCTGGAAGCCGTCAAGGCCGAGGCGCCATAA
- a CDS encoding CBU_0592 family membrane protein gives MTYTIYDFIGNIGLLLLLGTYFLLLLNKIESRSVVYSLSNAAASTLIGISLLVDFNLSAFLVEVFWLAISLFGIGKWCYLRRKTTPTDA, from the coding sequence ATGACCTACACCATCTACGATTTCATCGGCAACATCGGGCTGTTGCTGCTGCTGGGCACCTACTTTCTGCTGCTCCTGAACAAGATTGAAAGCCGCTCGGTGGTCTATTCCCTTTCCAACGCCGCCGCCTCAACGCTCATCGGCATTTCCCTGCTTGTGGACTTCAACCTTTCAGCGTTTCTGGTGGAAGTGTTCTGGCTGGCCATCAGCCTGTTCGGCATCGGGAAATGGTGTTACCTGCGGCGCAAGACGACGCCCACCGACGCCTGA
- a CDS encoding response regulator has translation MRALIVEDDALSARVLHLTLHPHFETVCTDDAEKSFSAYMQALNGDVPFDVVLLDLMLPGESGLTVLERIRTVETERGLPRVPVLVTTAVTDINIALRAFEQGHISAYLVKPLDFDRLLAELRTLGLIAAG, from the coding sequence ATGCGAGCTCTCATAGTTGAAGACGACGCCCTCAGCGCCCGTGTCCTGCACCTGACGCTGCACCCTCACTTCGAAACCGTCTGTACGGATGATGCGGAAAAATCGTTCTCGGCCTACATGCAGGCCCTGAACGGCGACGTTCCCTTCGACGTGGTGCTGCTGGACCTGATGTTGCCCGGTGAAAGCGGCCTGACCGTGCTGGAACGCATCCGTACCGTGGAAACGGAACGCGGCCTGCCGCGCGTGCCCGTGCTGGTCACCACCGCCGTCACCGACATCAATATCGCCCTGCGTGCCTTCGAGCAGGGGCATATCTCCGCCTATCTGGTGAAACCGCTGGACTTCGACCGCCTGCTGGCCGAACTGCGCACCCTGGGGCTGATCGCCGCCGGGTAG
- a CDS encoding Rrf2 family transcriptional regulator, with translation MKLTTRSRYGTRMLLDIAMHGTEAPVSIRDIAKRQGISVKYLEKLIRVLRKAGYIRSTLGAHGGYQLTQPAAEIPVGDVVFALEESLAPYTCDEENPCCPRMAVCLTRTIWDEASRAMYKKLNSFTLADLMRDASLCPKNACHISPHAQD, from the coding sequence ATGAAACTGACCACCCGCAGCCGTTACGGCACCCGCATGCTGCTCGACATCGCCATGCATGGCACGGAGGCCCCCGTGTCCATCCGCGATATTGCCAAGCGGCAGGGCATTTCCGTCAAGTATTTGGAAAAGCTCATCCGGGTATTGCGCAAGGCGGGCTACATCCGCAGTACGCTGGGCGCGCACGGCGGCTATCAGCTTACCCAGCCCGCTGCGGAAATTCCCGTGGGCGACGTGGTGTTTGCGCTGGAAGAATCGCTGGCGCCCTACACCTGCGACGAGGAAAACCCCTGCTGCCCGCGCATGGCCGTATGCCTGACCCGCACCATCTGGGACGAGGCCTCGCGGGCCATGTACAAGAAGCTCAACAGCTTCACCCTGGCCGACCTGATGCGCGACGCCAGCCTGTGCCCCAAGAACGCCTGCCACATCTCCCCGCACGCCCAGGACTGA
- a CDS encoding response regulator, with amino-acid sequence MAKSILVVEDDPDIAAYLVSLFRTNGYRADAATEGPDAVEMARARRPDLVTLDLEMPRQWGPRVYRELMDLPGGAHIPVVLVTGLGGLHLMVPNAVGTVDKPFDPDLMLGIVRRALGQ; translated from the coding sequence CTGGCCAAGTCCATCCTGGTGGTGGAAGACGACCCGGACATCGCCGCCTACCTCGTCTCACTGTTCAGAACCAACGGCTACCGGGCCGATGCGGCCACCGAAGGCCCCGACGCCGTGGAAATGGCCCGCGCCCGGCGGCCCGACCTGGTCACCCTGGACCTGGAAATGCCCCGCCAGTGGGGTCCGCGCGTGTACCGCGAACTGATGGACCTGCCCGGCGGCGCGCACATCCCCGTGGTGCTGGTGACCGGCCTTGGCGGGCTGCACCTGATGGTGCCCAACGCCGTGGGCACCGTGGACAAGCCATTCGACCCGGACCTGATGCTGGGCATCGTGCGACGCGCCCTGGGCCAGTAA
- the hmcF gene encoding sulfate respiration complex iron-sulfur protein HmcF: protein MPEGTFCNRRPVNTEEDLKALLGDKGGAQYYKEMAEMEVDVEALKASLQKTLQSRTKTWLEICAHCGMCADSCFLYRVNDRDPKQVPAYKIQSTLGEIVRKKGEVDTAFMMHTMEVAWSQCTCCNRCGMYCPHGIDMGVMFSYLRGLLFSQGFVPWELKIGSGMHRVYGAQMDVTTEDWVETCEWMAEEQQEEWPGLEIPVDKEDADTMYVLNAREPKHYPEDLAEAAILFHLTGENWTVPSEGWEQTSLTMFAGDWAGCKMQVERVYAAVEKLRPKRVVGTECGHAHRATVIEGPYWAGLPSGQTPVPFLHYVEWVSEALTTGKLKIDPEKRIKEPVTLQDSCNYVRNHGLAKHTRIIMSYIAEDFREMAPNREHNYCCGGGGGFNGIGRYRHQRNVALKTKRDQILATGCKLVVAPCHNCWDAIRDLEEEYEIGIRWSFLKPLLIGMAIVPEHLKPQEEDE, encoded by the coding sequence ATGCCTGAAGGAACGTTCTGCAACAGACGTCCGGTCAACACCGAAGAGGACCTCAAGGCCCTGCTCGGCGACAAGGGCGGTGCGCAATACTACAAGGAAATGGCCGAGATGGAGGTCGATGTCGAAGCCCTGAAGGCTTCGCTGCAAAAGACCTTGCAGTCTCGCACCAAGACGTGGCTGGAAATCTGTGCCCACTGCGGCATGTGTGCCGACAGCTGCTTCCTGTACCGGGTCAACGACCGCGACCCCAAGCAGGTGCCCGCCTACAAGATCCAGTCCACCCTGGGCGAAATCGTCCGCAAGAAGGGCGAGGTGGACACCGCGTTCATGATGCACACCATGGAAGTGGCGTGGTCGCAGTGCACCTGCTGCAACCGTTGCGGCATGTACTGCCCCCACGGCATCGACATGGGCGTCATGTTCAGCTACCTGCGCGGCCTGCTCTTCTCCCAGGGCTTCGTGCCGTGGGAACTGAAGATCGGCTCCGGCATGCACCGCGTGTACGGCGCGCAGATGGACGTGACCACCGAAGACTGGGTGGAAACCTGCGAATGGATGGCCGAGGAACAGCAGGAAGAATGGCCGGGCCTGGAAATCCCCGTCGACAAGGAAGACGCGGATACCATGTACGTGCTGAACGCCCGCGAACCCAAGCACTATCCTGAAGACCTTGCCGAGGCCGCCATCCTGTTCCACCTGACGGGTGAGAACTGGACCGTGCCCAGCGAAGGCTGGGAGCAGACCTCGCTGACCATGTTCGCCGGTGACTGGGCGGGCTGCAAGATGCAGGTGGAACGCGTGTACGCCGCCGTGGAAAAGCTGCGGCCCAAGCGCGTCGTGGGCACCGAATGCGGCCACGCCCACCGCGCCACGGTCATCGAAGGCCCCTACTGGGCGGGCCTGCCCAGCGGCCAGACCCCGGTGCCCTTCCTGCACTACGTGGAATGGGTGTCCGAGGCGCTGACCACCGGCAAGCTGAAGATCGACCCGGAAAAGCGCATCAAGGAACCCGTGACCTTGCAGGATTCCTGCAACTACGTGCGCAACCACGGCCTTGCCAAGCACACCCGCATCATCATGAGCTACATCGCGGAAGACTTCCGCGAAATGGCGCCCAACCGCGAGCACAACTACTGCTGCGGCGGCGGGGGCGGGTTCAACGGCATCGGTCGTTACCGCCACCAGCGCAACGTGGCCCTGAAGACCAAGCGCGACCAGATCCTGGCCACCGGCTGCAAGCTGGTGGTGGCCCCCTGCCACAACTGCTGGGACGCCATCCGCGACCTTGAGGAAGAATACGAGATCGGCATCCGCTGGTCGTTCCTGAAGCCGCTGCTCATCGGCATGGCCATCGTGCCCGAGCACCTGAAGCCGCAGGAAGAAGACGAATAG
- the hmcE gene encoding sulfate respiration complex protein HmcE: MYAFLTGPMLWVALLVFFGGLAARVVWYVRGLSWQLDRVAYGPHLAHGLKGGVHSALKWMMPFGTQSWRDQPYFAVAFFLFHIGAVLVPLFLAGHNIILAERFGFSLPVLPMGIADALTVAAIIGLVMIALRRIALTEVRILTTAYDWFILAVSAAPFVTGFVARLHVANYETWLLAHIITGELLLIVAPFTKLSHIVLFFMSRGQLGMDYAIKRGGYSRGTAFPW, translated from the coding sequence ATGTACGCATTCCTCACCGGTCCCATGCTGTGGGTGGCGCTGCTGGTCTTCTTCGGCGGCCTTGCGGCGCGAGTGGTCTGGTACGTGCGCGGCCTGAGCTGGCAGCTTGACCGCGTGGCCTACGGGCCGCACCTGGCGCACGGCCTGAAGGGCGGCGTCCATTCCGCCCTGAAGTGGATGATGCCCTTCGGCACGCAAAGCTGGCGCGACCAGCCCTACTTCGCCGTTGCCTTCTTCCTGTTCCACATCGGCGCGGTGCTGGTGCCGCTGTTCCTTGCCGGGCACAACATCATCCTGGCCGAGCGGTTCGGCTTCAGCCTGCCGGTGCTGCCCATGGGCATCGCCGACGCGCTGACCGTGGCCGCCATCATCGGCCTGGTGATGATCGCGCTGCGGCGCATCGCCCTCACCGAGGTGCGCATCCTCACCACCGCCTACGACTGGTTCATCCTCGCCGTTTCGGCGGCGCCGTTCGTCACCGGCTTCGTGGCCCGGCTGCACGTGGCCAACTACGAAACGTGGCTGCTCGCCCACATCATCACGGGCGAACTGCTGCTCATCGTGGCCCCGTTCACCAAGCTGTCCCACATCGTGCTGTTCTTCATGTCGCGCGGCCAGCTCGGCATGGACTACGCCATCAAGCGCGGCGGCTACAGCCGCGGGACGGCCTTCCCCTGGTAA